The Thunnus maccoyii chromosome 24, fThuMac1.1, whole genome shotgun sequence DNA window cctctctgtctgtcgcTCTCTTGTTGCTGTGTGCAATAAATGCGAAAAAGGCCAAAAACGTAATCTTAAAAAAAGATCATCCAGCAATAAAAGGTTACAGATTAGTAGGTGCCGTGTGTAATTTGGATATGGTAGTTGTTGAGAGTCAGGAAATGGTGGAGAGAAATGAGCAGTAAAATGGTAAAAGTTGAGATTTAAATTTGTGCTTTCACATTAGCAGCGTAGCAGATTCagggagtgtttttttttttttttgtttttgttttttttgccaacCTTTTTGACAAAGGTTGACATGAAAACGTTTGGCGAAGGCACCTCTGTAAGCTTTAATCAAAATGTCTTTGGTTTGAATCTGGTCCAGACTTTGGCTGCACATTACTTCCCTCTCTCCAAACcgtttctgtgtctctctgctatatcataacaatgaaaagacaaaatatcgaataaaaacctttaaaataagGGTGAAACCTTTGTCACAGCCCGAGACATCCTCAAACAACAGTGCTGCAGTTGTTGGGgaaaataattagttttttCCTCCAACGTGAGCACAATaatagaaattatgtttttctctgttacCTCTGCATTTTCCAAACAGGGAGTTACAAATGAGATTTTAACGATGTGGTGGTTTCTCTGATAGGATGCTACGCACCTCTCCTGACACGATGAGGTGCGACTGTTGCTGCTGCGTATTTCCAGATAAACAGCATACGTCTAActgctgcctcttttttttttttttttttttactgtgccACGGTTAGCACAACCCTCCTtacctctcttcctctgtggtggTGTCGCTGGGTTTGGTCTCAGCAGCTCACAGGGCAGTTATGAGTCAGCAGCACCAGCGGCTGAGAGGAGGCTTTGCATGGAGCTCCGTCACTCACAGACTGAACTGTGCCTGATTTACCACCTTTGATGGGCCTGTACCTGTGATTGAAATTCATTTtctgagagaggaggaaaaactgCCAATATTGCTGCATAAAAATTAAAtggcatttttttgttgttgtcttgccATAGTGTCATAATTTGatgagaaaatatttctgtATGACAGTTAAATGTATAATAAGTTGTATTCGAAACCTACAATATCTGAATATTAACATAAGAAGCATTTTAGTAAAAATATGCAGTTATCCTGAGATGATCTTCAAGATTGTCATTTGGGCCACTTAAGACATTTCTTCATTGATCAATGCTGgctatataaatatacagactgtataaaatatgtattaaaaagCTCGGTTAAAACGGCGGTAGCCATTCCCACAAACCACCAAATAAACCAAAGCAAACAGATTGAGTTGCTAAAACCCTCGCCAGAAGTATGTCTTATGCTGTATTATGtaggaaaataataatacatttcagaTTACTTTTgccaataaaatataatatcgGAAAACTTGGATCATAAGCAAGAAAAACTCGATTCAATTTAATGAGCTGAGTCCGATGTTTGATGGTTTTAACATGCTATTGTATTTGTAAGACAACTTGTGATGTACACCACAACAAAAATATCCTTGTGACTATTGTGATAATGATTTAAACCATTTTGCCCAACACATATGAAGTGGAAATAACCAGTAGGCTACTATAATTGGATGTAGGCTACAAACAGGGTTAGCTACAGTTCACATTTAAACCGGTACTGGTACCCAACGGTACCATTTGTCTCTACTTAACTTTCTCTGTGATAACAACTTAATttcagttgtaaaaaataagtcTAAACTTCTCAAtttcaagatatttatttagaACGTTTTGTTATGtaaggtaaaataaataataaattaataataaacaagGGAAATGAAGTTGTTTAGGCTGCCTGTTGGAGATGTGCTGTTTACTGGAAATGCACTTAAAGCttgtcgtctgcagctcttcatcaaacgtcatcatcactgtggttgTTTCTGCTTGTGGTGTTCTCCTCTCCACTATTTCTACtcactgaacaaatagctccaaatatctccaaatCTTGTTGTGTCGACTTGTTTTTTCATTGAAGAATAGCACTGCTAACGAAGCTCCGCCAACTCAAcgataaacacatttcatttccaatAAGTTCCTTAAAATACAAGCTTTCTGTTAGTCagtgaaaagcttttaatacgaagcagcaggaaatgttttcatcagcagtaacttaacacgactccgATACAGCTGAAAGcaatcaggaaacagtaaaataacgCTGATATCTGAAAGTAGAAGCAAgaacacaggagagaaattTTGCATGTGTTGGTAAACTAGGAGGACTTTTTTGAAAGGCTCATAAGGAATCTCaccaatatttatttgaattcacatCACAACCCGCCCCCAAGATATCGAAATTTGGCACTGATTGATCTAACATGAATAAGTATTCAGTAGTACCGACGTAATTTGGTTGGTATCCTTAAAGTACAGAGTTCGGTACCCAACCCTAGCTACAgacaagtaaataaatgtaattgtgTAAAAGTCAGTGTGTGTGGTGGCTGGCAAGAGACTGACCAGTATCAAGGCTGTAAATAACCAAGATGTCCTGTGGTTGCCAGATTATGTTTTTGTGACTATTTTTTACCATTCAAAACAGCTTCTCCAACAAGAATTTAGCATAGCGTTTTGCACTCATaacagagaataaataaatggtgataaatgaaaacattggTTTCAGATATTTAAGAGGCTTTTATACAACTTATTTCTCCATTTCCCAGAGCAGATCAAATTACTGACAAAGAAAATGGATTGCACTGACCACTAATTCATTGTTGCGcgtttctcttctcttctacCCACACAGGAACCATGGGAATACCACTACCCAACTGCGTTTGGGAACCAATATGTTGAACACACTCTACTAGTCCAGCTGAGGGGCGGTATTCTGGGCGGCAAAAgacaaattaataataaaggACTCTTGTGAAAGCACAGCGCACGCCGACTCCAGATCCTCACCTTTTCAGCCAGCATCTTCGAGTCGGATGGCTCTGAATGACAAGATGCAGTAATGGAAGTCCACGTGCCATTCAGCACTGTAGCCATGAAGCAGCTAAAAGGGTAGGGTCTCCCGTGAGCTCGCCTCACCCTACCCgaccacccacccacccacccacccacctacCATCCCATCAGCTCCATCTGAGAGCAGAGTCCCATTGAAGGATAATCCTGCAGCCCTACCCATCTCCTAAACCCTCCCACCTTCACCTCCACCACGGCATTGGAAGACGAACATGACGTGCATTGCGAAGACACTGGTTGATGTCTGATATATATACCTCTGAGGTGTCGAGCGTAAAACCAGTGGAGCAATGAATGGCGGAAAGGACTGTGAGGCAGGAGATGAGAGGCAGGCCGTCCCTGTCCAGGTCCCCATTGGCTGGCAGCGCAAGGCGGAGCAAGGCGGAGGGGTCGTATACATAAGGTAGGAAGAATTAATCAAAGAATTAATCAAACGGGTTCGAGAGCAAGCAGGTCCGCTACACGAGGTTAGCAGATTGAGTACACAGGAATATATATGgggaaataaatcaaaaaacaatCTGTTTGCTTTATGGAtgaatttgattattttcttcattcattgattagttgtttggtccacaaattttcagaaaatagtgaaattgTGGGGTTTTGTTTGTCCAACCAACATACAAAGatattaaactattaaactaACTtcaactaattgactaatcatttcagttctaatttttttttttttaaaatggtgcAACTGAAGCAGAGTTTTGACCTAGAAAAATTGGCTTTTTGACAAAGTAATTGGCAATACTGTATCTGAATATGATCGTGCCAAAGAagcaaactgaactgaaaaataagatatgtatttttgacatttacttAATGACTTTCCATCattttgatgtcttcaaattgctcaTTGTGTCCAACAGCAATCCAAAAtccaataaaattaaaaaatatctttttacagtgatataaaatcGAGGAACGACAATAATCTCACAtctgagaaactggaaccagagatAGTTTTACAACTTAACCTTGATAAATGATTTGAATGAATGATCAATTTAGCTTATTTATCAACTAATTGTATCATCATCACTAGTTTATAATGTGGCAAAAGGTTGTGTTTACTGTCCTCACCATGATAGAGTTTCTCTAACTGATGGGCTGTGCAGGAGatgaacagaaacatgatgTTGCTCACAGTGTGGAGTCATGGGTATTTCCTTAACTACTCTGGTGAAGCTGTAGTTTACTTGGCATCTACCAGTATTATCTTAACCGTATTGTACTTTTAGAGTCTGTTGTTGACATGACAATATGTGGTCCCTTGATACAAGTAAACTGCAGCCCACATGTTTGCCTGGACGCGAAAATAACACATTGTGGTTTTTCTGTTGACTCCTTTAAGAAACCATTCATTTACGAAACCCAGTCCTCTGAAAGAGTTATGACTTTGACTAATGAGTTGGATCCTTTACCAGTCATCGTGTCATGTAGACTGGAAGTTGGTGTCCTTCCCGGCACATGAACATCAACATGTGTATTTACCAGCCACAATGAACTAAAGCAGTTGGCTGGTGTCAAGTTTATTTTGGGTATTGGAAAGAATCCTGTCTACTTCTGTGACCGTGGCCTGATACTGTCACTGCACACTTGTATTTGCTCATGTTCTTTTAAATCGAATGTGTGCGTTTGCTTCAGGGATGTGCGACTGTAGATACTCCACGTTTTATAttttcacagcagcagtgacTGATGATTCAGTCACTGGTTGTTTTGTCGAATCATGGGTGTATATGTTTGATAAGGACAACCAATGGTTGATACTGTTCTTTATTCATTGGTGGCAACTTTAAAACGTTTCACCAGAGGTATTTTTCAGGTTTTTGCCAACCCTTCTCGAACACAAAGCCCCCTCTCATTTCTCATAGGTTAAAACAGCTTTGCTGCAGCTGTGACCTCCCGATCACATTCCTAATGTTTACCTTAGTCCTTCAAGATAGCTGGTATTAATAGCTTTATAGTTAAGTTAAATAAAGAACCGCCAAATTTATCACTTATATGGAAACATTACATGagaatgttaatgttttatatctTAATGTTTGGTATATTTACTCACCTGCCAAAATGAACGAAAGGAAGAAAGACTGGACTAATTATGTAATTTTCCAGCTGTAGCGAGATATATCCAAGCAATATTCATTCAAGAAATATTCATTAGTGCTGGGGTTTgagtgatttattgattttcagATAAACTTGACAACTTTTGGCTTTTTATTCAAAAAGATACTGTCTAGTCACTGTCCACTGCCAATATGTTACAGGCTCATCTTTCCTCATAGGCACTGataatgttttcagttttcttttaattcagaTGGATGGTGATTTAAGTAATTCCACTGTGAGGTAGGACTATGAAGGTGGAGGATTTTACTGTTTGATTTCATGGTTGCAAGCCTGTAAAACCTGCCTCAAGGAGCTGCTAacccacctaaaaaaaaaaataatttgtacgTCTGTCAGTGGAGCATTTCGGAGTGCCTTggtttcttttcctcttctgaGTCTTTTCCATTCTGTCAGGAATAAAATAGTGGTGGGAGCATTAAACCTTTATAATATTTCcgcaaaaaaatattcagtttaatgcaaaaatattaCTGTGTTCAGGAGCTTCAGTCCAGAAATATTGAATGGTATTCAAAAACCTATTTTGGAAATTCAAATAAGTGCTGCAATACATAATGTCACAAAAGGAGTATTTTGTTAGGAAACATCACCAGCTTTAGctcacatttgtgtttttctgtgtgcagtCCCAGTGGCTCGGTGCTGTCCAGCTTGGAGCAGGTGAAGACCTACCTGCTGACAGATGGAACCTGCAAATGCGGCCTGGAGTGCCCACTCATCCTCCAcaaggtaattttttttttgtcctgattCATTTAAACACAGGAGCTGGGTGCAGATTTTAAAGCTGCCTCTTAACTGTGCTCCATAAAACACCCTAATTAGAGATTATGGTGGAAGTCTCTATCCGCAAATTACACTAAAATGCTGCTATTCAAAAATTACAGCTGAACAAGGGCCCCTATCCAGACTAAAAACAGTTGATCAAACCTAAATGTGCATTAGCTGGTATTTCTGTTCTCAAAATGATGATCGCTGTTCATTGTAAGGTGattgagaagaaaaatgaaaccgTGTGAGCTATAAGTCATTTCAAGCGTGCCGCAGCAGACGACACCAGGCGTGATTTTGGTTTAGTTTGAGGGATCATGTGTTTGATCCCATCCCCGCTGTTAGAAGACACTGGTTGAAATGCAGTGTAATATTAAAaagccacatttgtaaggagaAGAATTTGCTAAAGACGTGATATTCTTGGTTTCACTACAGTCAAATTTCACAGACTTTGCTTGAGATCCACATCAAGTCATACGTGACATTTCACAAGCCTCATATCATTTTACGGATTATTGGTTTGTTTATATAATTAATGCTATTTAACTGCTTGTTTCATCAGGTAATAGCTTGTAACAACTGATTGGTGTTTGGAGCAGATTTGATGATGTTGGTTATCAGGGAAGGTTTAACTTCTTATACATTTGCACTTCCTGCAAGTCACTGAGAATGAGTCTCACCAGATACATGATATTAATGTAGAGCAGACAGTCAGCTCTTGATGTGTCTTGGCTTCAAAATAGGACTCCTTACATGCGTGACATATTTGACTGCAGCtacagaggaaggaaagggaTAGAGGGAGGAATGAGGAGGAAGTGGTGTCACACTAGTCAAACAAAGGTGAAAACGACTTCTGACAGGCTGtatttaaaatgatcttttGAGTATCAAAAAGTCACCCCTGTCAGCTTTAAAGGTAGCTGTAAAAAGTTTGTACTTTTGTCCTTCATGGAGCCTGGTGGCTGCAGTCAGCTTTAATTCATGTCGTATTACAATGGATTCCATTAGTGACCGTTGTCACGGtgtaaaaaagtataaaaatgtcCATAGAAAGTTCTCAAACCTCTCCTGCAGCATAATCCACCTCGCCACACTCGTTCCGTATGCttgaaatgtatgaaataaattCAGGATGACCACTTCTGCCGATCTCTCTTTGAAGGACCAAACTGCAAATGTCGGGGTGTTGTGAGGCATCCGCTGCATCACATTACATAGGGTAATCCAACCGATTATCCATCTTGATGCTAAATTTGTCCCCAACACACCATGTCTGTCAGATCAGGCCATTAACAGGCTGATATTGTCTCATCTGGGAAAACTTTGACTTATCTGCtctaatatttatattataatgcAGCAGATGTAAACTCCAAAAACCCCCCAAAAGATTAGAAACTCGCCTGCCTGCTCTGAGACGTGCGTATAAAATTCTTAACTGTCATAAGACGTGGGATATTACTCCAAGCTGCTCAGGAGTGCCTCTGTCTATCTGTTTATCTGTGAGTTAGTTTATACACATTACAGTCTGCACTGTTTCCGGCACAGAGCCCCAAGAGACAAGAGTAAAGAAAATACAGTGTGCCCTTGTACACCTGGCTGTAATTTACATAATGTTTAAGTGTGGGCTGCCGCACATTCACATAGCACCATGAAGTGGCTCGGCAACCTTTTTAACTGCATGACGCCACCTCTGTTCTGGACCCACAGCATCTGTAAAATCTCCACAGTTTAATCCATCTTCTATATCTTTTCTAAAATGGTCACCTGAAATACAGATCTCTCTGATTTTACACATACAATTGACACTGCAGCTGTGAATTTATTGCTGTCATTATAAGTTGATAACAACGTTTTTCAGTTTATATACAAGTCACAAATCGCCTGTCTTCTTCCTCAGGTGTTCAACTTCGACCCAGGGGCAGCTGTCAAGCAGAGGACAGCGGAGGATGTGAAAGCAGATGAAGATGTCACCAAACTCTGCATTCACAAGAGGAAGCTTCTGGCTGTGGCCACGCTGCACAGGAGCATGGAGACGCATCCACCACTCACGTTGACAAGTCCAGGGGGAGGTACGAGTACATGTGGATCCGCTAGCTCTAAAATCTATGTTTCAGTTTGATGGCAGCTGGCAGACACATAAAGTTTCATAGATAATTAGATGCAAGTTGGTTGCTGGTGCTCCTATTTGCAGtaacattttatgtgtttctgctGAGCGTAGAAATAGCAGCAGCCAGTCAATTATTGGTAAAATTTGACTGGTAATTTAGCCCACATTACCAGTTTGGTTGATCTCTTGAAtgttaattatattatattcgAATCAACTACATACAGAGTTATTGTAGATTTGGGTGTTCATGCTTATTTTCAAAAATTCTAAAACATATCTGATTGCTTTTAggcttaatgtttttttttttcctctcaataGCTGATGTGCTCAGAATAATGTTCTAGAGATCAAGCAGTGGTTCGCTAGCCACTGTTCCCtgtacatcatcattttttaatccTGATCCTGGGGCACCGCTGCCCTGCATGTTATAGATGTTTCCTGAACCAACACACCTGATTCGAATGAATAGGTCACTGTCAGGCTTCTGCAGAGCTTGATGACGAGCTGATCATTTGAATCAGGTGTGTTGAAAGAggaaaacatctaaaacatgcagGGCAGGGGTGCCCCAGGACCAGGATTGAAAAACATTGCTGTagataaaaatgactttaatgCCTCATATTTTGTCCAAGGTGTTGCTATTGATTTAACttgaatgtattttgtttgcCCTCAAGGTACGTCGTCTGTGGTCGCAGCGCATTCCACAACTCAACGGGCAATAAGGACTAAACCCCACGATGGCCTGCCCAATGCTGTTGGCCCAGACTGCAAGAATCCTTTCAAGATGATGATGGCAGCTGGACAGCAACAGCAGCGGCTGTATCCACCGCAGGAGATGGTTGGAGCACAGCAGTCAGAGCTCTATTCTGGGTACACCAGGCCTCAGAGGCTGGGCAGTGGGGAGCCAGGCCCCAAATCCCCTTACCGGGCGGGGTATGGTAGCATGCTGAGCCCACCTCCCTCCAGTGCTAAGCTGTATGGAGATGGCTCACAGTCTCCCAGTGCAGACACTCTGGGCAGCCCCGAGGGCTTTCCAAGGACCAATCCTTGTGGGTTTCCAGGAGCCGGCAGTCCCGGCTCAGCCTCCATCCATGGGAACTCTAGGACGCCTCTTTCCCCACCCAACGTGATGCTCCATGGCTCCCCTGCGGGCCAGCCATCCTGCGCCATGACAGGAAGGACTAGCACGCCCCTCTCCCCCACGGCCACTGCCAAAAGCCCTgtcatgaacatgaacatgccACGGGGGAACTTCCCCCCTGGTATGGATATGCCCCGTGCCCCGTTCCACCATAAAACACAGCCCCCTGTGCATCCTGTACCTCCCCCTCCATCCATACAACCATCCTGTGCCCTGCAGAAAAGGCAACTGATGTCTGAAAAAGACCCCTTAGGCATCCTGGACCCCATCCCCAGCAAGCCTGTCAGCCAGTCCCCGGCCAGCGCCCCAAACCCCTCCAACTTCCAGCCTAACATCCACTCTCAGGTACCAGTGATGAATGTAAACATACCCCCTCCCGCCATTGTTCCCTTGCCAAGCAACTTACCTTTACCCACAGTGAAGCCTGGGCCTGTGGGGCATGGCGGCCATATTCAAAGGACTCAACAGGGTGGTCCGGCTTCCTCCATGTCCCCTTCCCCTGTCACCTCCCCTGTCCACATGGTTGGACCCGCCCATGGGAGGATGGAGACCTCCCCCCATCGCTCACGCTCATCCTCCACCTCTTCTGACCATGGGAACTTCGCAATGCCCTCAGGGCACCAGGCCCCATGTGGCACCATGAAGGTCCCCCCTCGTTCCCCCAGGTCGGCTATGGGCTCTCCCAGGCCAGCCATGCCCTCCAGCCCCTCCACCAACAAAACTGACCCACTCCACCAGTACAAAGACTCCCAGCTGCTGTCCGGGATGGGAAACTCAATTGGCACCCAGCAGCACAGCAACCCCATGTACTCacccacctcttcctcctcgtcaTCATCCTCTCTGGCCACCCCCAGCGCTTCCCAGAAGGGCCACCCAGGACTCCTGGGGATGCCCCTCAACCAGATCCTCAACCAACAGAATGCTGCTTCCTTCCCCGCCAGCAGTCTCCTGTCAGCGGCAGCCAAAGCACAGCTAGcaaatcaaaataaactcaGCGCTGCTGGCAACAGCACTGCTGGCATggctggtggtggtgttggtaTGGCAGGCATGGGGGCAGGTGGTGGAGGTAATGGAGGGGGCGGTGGGCACCCTGGCTCTATGAGCGGCTCTCGAGGCATGGAGGGGCACAGCACTTTAAACCCCATGCTCCCGCCAAACTCCACCATGCTGCTTAACACTCCTGAAGGCCAGAGTGGTCGTGCGGCGCTGAGAGACAAGCTGATGGCCCAGCAGAGGGACCCGCTGCGCAAACGCAAGCAGTCATCAGGCAGTGCATCAGTAAACCATGACAACAGTAACAACATGGTCTACAACATGCTTAACAAACCAGGCATGGGAGGACCCCACATGCCAGGTCCCAGTGCCACTGAACAGCTGCGAAAAGTGGGCCGACTTGGAACCCTTCCCCCAAACACCTCCATggcccagctcctccagtccatgAGCTGCCAGAGCTCGCACAACATGGCTGGGAGCAGCCATCGTCCTGGCCTCAGTCCTGGCGCAGGGCCTGGTCCTCAAGGAGCTGCACAGCTGCACTACAGTGACACCACATCCATGGTCCCTGGAGGCCCTCAGCAGAACCTCCTCACCCAGCAGAGGCTGCGGGGCCCCAGTGACGCCATGCACTGCCAGAACTTGGACACCTCTGGGGGCCACCTGGGCTCTCGTCCAGGCCAGTTCCCCGACATGATGGCCCAGATGCAGGCCACGGCCATGAGTAACTGTGGGCCCATGGGGCCTGGCGGTGGACTGGTCGGCCCTGATGGCATGCCGCTGGGACGCCCCAACACTAATCCCCCACCGCTGTCCCATTCCGGCCCTCACCCCTCACAGCAGAACCTCCTTCATAGTATAGGGCGGACTAACATGGTAGTGATGCCACATGGAGGTGGAGATGGAAGCTGTACGCAGACCATCTCTGACACAGGTGAGACATCTAAGCACTCTAGTACATCAgctgctgtcaaataaaggtCAGATAATCTCTTAAATCATGAAAATCAATCATTCATAACATTAATCAGGATGTATTGGATCTCACTTTTGAGCAAAATGACCGCAACCATCATTTTATAATGTTGTTCATGTCAGAGTTACATATGTGTGCACCAAATGTCCAAATGTGCTGTTGAGTTTATTTGATTTGGTGAAACTGAGATgcaacattttctaatttttctCCTAAATCTGACTTTTCTCTGTTCGGTTTGCTTGTACGAGTGTTCCAAGTCGGATCAAACAAACTattaactgcctgaacttgtcaTAAATCGCTTGTTTCAGCCTGAGGACAGATTGATAACCTGTTCATCGCCCCCTGAAATTGCCATATAAGGCTCCATGTTCTGCTCCGTTTGTGgatgagtttcattcacaagaAGTTCCCAAAGAGTAGAAACACTGTGCAACctcaagtcctgctttcagaaatcagaatacaaacacataaattTAGGAGTGACAGTAGGAGACATGAAACAGttagaaaaatatgaatcaagcTAACATatcatcagagcagctctgcactgtgactGAAATAAAGAGGGGATGCTTTGACCTGAagttaaatgctaaaaaaaactaTCTTTCTAAAACGAAGCGCTCCGTGATGGGAGGCGGTCGGGGGTTGTGACATTAGAGGAGCGAATATTATAGTCTACAGGTGAtgttaaactgttaaactgtcagctgcaacaaaAGATGATACGGGtcagagacctgcagagagacactgagGCAGCTGTCGGagcaactactgaaatgtaggAGTAGCTGAGCCAAAATATGgccataaaaatcataaaatctaaaaaaaatatttcagtaaattggcagccatgGTAATGAAATATGATAACTACCAT harbors:
- the LOC121892351 gene encoding methyl-CpG-binding domain protein 5-like — translated: MNGGKDCEAGDERQAVPVQVPIGWQRKAEQGGGVVYISPSGSVLSSLEQVKTYLLTDGTCKCGLECPLILHKVFNFDPGAAVKQRTAEDVKADEDVTKLCIHKRKLLAVATLHRSMETHPPLTLTSPGGGTSSVVAAHSTTQRAIRTKPHDGLPNAVGPDCKNPFKMMMAAGQQQQRLYPPQEMVGAQQSELYSGYTRPQRLGSGEPGPKSPYRAGYGSMLSPPPSSAKLYGDGSQSPSADTLGSPEGFPRTNPCGFPGAGSPGSASIHGNSRTPLSPPNVMLHGSPAGQPSCAMTGRTSTPLSPTATAKSPVMNMNMPRGNFPPGMDMPRAPFHHKTQPPVHPVPPPPSIQPSCALQKRQLMSEKDPLGILDPIPSKPVSQSPASAPNPSNFQPNIHSQVPVMNVNIPPPAIVPLPSNLPLPTVKPGPVGHGGHIQRTQQGGPASSMSPSPVTSPVHMVGPAHGRMETSPHRSRSSSTSSDHGNFAMPSGHQAPCGTMKVPPRSPRSAMGSPRPAMPSSPSTNKTDPLHQYKDSQLLSGMGNSIGTQQHSNPMYSPTSSSSSSSSLATPSASQKGHPGLLGMPLNQILNQQNAASFPASSLLSAAAKAQLANQNKLSAAGNSTAGMAGGGVGMAGMGAGGGGNGGGGGHPGSMSGSRGMEGHSTLNPMLPPNSTMLLNTPEGQSGRAALRDKLMAQQRDPLRKRKQSSGSASVNHDNSNNMVYNMLNKPGMGGPHMPGPSATEQLRKVGRLGTLPPNTSMAQLLQSMSCQSSHNMAGSSHRPGLSPGAGPGPQGAAQLHYSDTTSMVPGGPQQNLLTQQRLRGPSDAMHCQNLDTSGGHLGSRPGQFPDMMAQMQATAMSNCGPMGPGGGLVGPDGMPLGRPNTNPPPLSHSGPHPSQQNLLHSIGRTNMVVMPHGGGDGSCTQTISDTGNPSSLGCNMGSLQPHVNTGGGQMYQQQVHPGMQQGVASHPAYQGQQHFSDNPPYTDSNANAGSMACLYQTYQQGMLPHHQFGEGQQPQGEGLRAGTPGSDRGPGRGPESVDAIYRAVVDAASKGMHVTITTTVSGTTQASPVPALSAMSAFTASIGEPVNLPQAVSAVLHGHQEGEALPQQARPRQVRLGRGQKNMDPGKSTPDGPEANDYFRSPGRGTPRGQWDGETQHGGGFDTHSNNSAWGGEEFLECSTQVRSSPCMERPASLAPAPPCPAEGSNDHGLAMAHGKAFLDDGYRFNNCSRTPANYKERLEQTVERCAHINGATPHFNTRGYGEVLGPPRQELTGDDQSPSSSTSLEGPLATAKDYSHYNGHFNGMAPSPSDTKSLSSEEDLRQPDSPSSELLHYRSRTFNMGELVWGQLKGFPPWPAKLAGDEQVHSAAMQLREQAKVEPEKLKTLTHDFEALDRAAKRGLKPGKLNNHLEAAIHEAMSELDKMSGTIPSRDRQMKLPKPKRRKISR